One stretch of Phycisphaerae bacterium DNA includes these proteins:
- a CDS encoding sigma-70 family RNA polymerase sigma factor has translation MNTDLELVQRYAETGDPDAFAAIVSRYQHLVYGTCVRIHGRADPAEDSAQQCFVRLAREADQVRSSLPGWLHRCATRTCLQTIRSQRARRHRELAYAELKAHQEPAVLWEQIAPQVDQALDELPDELRQVLVEHFLHQRTQAQIAERAGVSAATISRRIGTGLDALRRRLTKAGVIAPAAILAAALSQQSAQAAPASLATAVKAMLAAQLAQTPIAAGTAGSSAAGALLGTLYGKVMAVALISAAVATATAVQKHSSSTEAAMGKINYSQVSLAGDSATHDPFSLTVAEAARLLGIETDHETVYILSTNA, from the coding sequence ATGAATACCGATCTTGAACTGGTGCAGCGGTACGCGGAAACGGGCGACCCCGACGCCTTCGCAGCCATCGTAAGCCGTTACCAGCACCTCGTTTACGGCACGTGCGTGCGGATCCACGGCCGCGCCGACCCCGCTGAGGACTCCGCCCAACAGTGCTTCGTGCGGCTCGCCCGCGAAGCCGATCAGGTCCGCTCCTCGCTGCCCGGATGGCTCCACCGATGCGCCACCCGCACCTGCCTCCAGACGATCCGCAGCCAGCGGGCCCGACGCCACCGCGAACTGGCCTACGCCGAACTCAAAGCCCATCAGGAACCGGCAGTCCTCTGGGAACAGATCGCCCCGCAAGTCGACCAGGCCCTCGACGAACTGCCCGACGAACTCCGCCAGGTGCTCGTCGAACACTTTCTGCACCAACGCACCCAGGCCCAGATCGCCGAGCGGGCAGGGGTCTCCGCCGCGACAATCTCACGGCGGATTGGGACCGGCCTCGATGCTCTGCGCCGCCGCCTCACCAAGGCCGGAGTGATTGCGCCCGCCGCCATACTGGCTGCCGCCCTCTCGCAACAATCCGCCCAAGCCGCGCCGGCTTCGCTCGCCACAGCCGTCAAGGCCATGCTGGCGGCGCAACTCGCACAAACCCCGATCGCAGCCGGCACCGCTGGGTCATCCGCCGCCGGCGCCCTGCTCGGCACGCTCTACGGCAAGGTCATGGCCGTCGCCCTCATCAGCGCCGCCGTCGCCACCGCCACCGCCGTCCAGAAACACTCATCCTCTACGGAGGCTGCCATGGGCAAAATCAATTATTCGCAGGTTTCACTCGCCGGCGACAGCGCCACGCACGACCCGTTCTCGCTGACCGTGGCCGAAGCGGCCCGGCTCCTGGGAATCGAAACGGACCACGAGACGGTCTACATCCTCTCGACCAACGCCT
- a CDS encoding methyltransferase domain-containing protein produces MDAFFKANREYSNASTPLHLGPGEVYDIEAFRKGASTLLPIERKLLGDLTGQSILHAQCHIGVDSMSLARLGALVTGVDFSEEAIRAARDLNDQCGLNCRFLCCNVYDVASHLHEQFDVVYATYGVLLWLPDLARWCRVLADRLRPGGTFILIDIHPLTYCIEPGQGGAAPHVARSYFTNGQPQFSPADEEGSYDYHATDTPIRKANYEWTYTVSDILNAVADAGLTVQRVGEHPECCCRLSPEMVKGPDGLFRMPAEKAVYPLLLSLKAVKR; encoded by the coding sequence ATGGATGCATTCTTCAAAGCCAACAGAGAGTACTCGAATGCGTCCACCCCCTTGCACCTGGGGCCGGGCGAGGTCTATGACATCGAAGCCTTCAGGAAAGGCGCATCGACCCTGCTGCCCATCGAACGCAAACTGCTCGGCGATCTGACCGGCCAAAGCATCCTCCACGCCCAGTGTCACATCGGCGTGGATTCAATGTCGCTCGCACGGCTGGGCGCTCTGGTCACCGGCGTGGACTTCTCCGAAGAGGCCATTCGTGCCGCCAGGGATCTGAACGACCAGTGTGGGCTCAACTGCCGATTCCTCTGCTGCAACGTGTACGACGTGGCATCGCATCTCCATGAGCAATTCGACGTCGTCTACGCGACCTACGGCGTGCTTCTCTGGCTTCCCGATCTCGCTCGCTGGTGCCGCGTGCTGGCGGATCGTCTGCGGCCGGGAGGAACCTTCATCCTGATAGACATACACCCGCTTACCTACTGCATCGAGCCCGGCCAGGGTGGCGCCGCACCTCATGTCGCCCGGAGTTACTTCACGAACGGCCAGCCACAATTCAGCCCGGCGGATGAGGAAGGCAGCTACGATTACCATGCAACGGATACTCCCATCCGCAAGGCGAACTACGAATGGACGTACACCGTCTCGGATATCCTCAATGCCGTGGCCGATGCGGGACTGACCGTACAGCGTGTCGGCGAACACCCGGAATGCTGCTGTCGCCTCTCACCCGAGATGGTCAAGGGACCGGACGGCCTCTTTCGGATGCCCGCTGAGAAGGCGGTCTATCCGCTGCTGCTCTCCCTCAAGGCCGTCAAGAGGTAA